DNA from Marinagarivorans cellulosilyticus:
ATTACATTACTGGAAGAGCACAGCCAGGATTACCAATCCTTTATGCTGTATGTTTCTGATCACGGGGAATCGCTTGGTGAAAATGGGGTGTATTTACACGGCCTACCCAAAGTCATCGCGCCAAAATCACAAACCCACGTACCCTTAGTATTATGGTTATCCGACGATATGTATAATACTTTTGGGGCACCCGTCGCGCTGGAAGCGTATGCCAATGGCTGTGTCGAGCGCGAGCTGTCACATGACCACATATCCCATACCCTACTCGCAATATTTAACGTAGAAACATCGCTTAAAAAGGCAGAAAAAAGTATTATTAATAACCACTGCTTGCTTTCTGGAATGCTGGCAAAAGAACCTTAATTCAGTAAAATCACACGGCATAATGCACTGCTATTTAAATAGGATGACGATGGCCAACGAATACAACAAACAAAATGGTACCGGCATTAAGCGAATTTTTAATGCAACCTTATGCAGCCTACGGGGATTACAATTTGCCTGGCGTTTTGAATCTGCGTTTCGACAAGAAGCCATGTTAACTATGGCGCTTTTTCCCACAACATTTTTGTTGGCCCAGTCTGTTGCACACTGGAGCGTGATGGTTGCAGCACTGTGCATTTTACTGCTTACAGAGCTATTAAACTCTGCCATAGAAACACTCGCCGATCGTATAACACTCGAAAACGACATAATGATTGGCCGCGCCAAAGACATAGGCTCTGCCGCTGTCGTCATTGCGCTTAGCTTCATCACCGTGCTCTGGGTCGCAGCCCTATACAGCAAATTTATTGCCTAATAATAACTATAAGCTCGATTGATTTTTGCACTAAGACCACTCTAATAGCTAAACGGCCAACGTTCTGATGGCCTTAGTTATTAAAGCAGTCGTGTGATGATTAGACTTCGAGGCCTCTCGCTTATTTTAGCCATCTTGCTAGGCATTCATGTTTTTGCCCTCGCCAGTATTCCCGTTAATGCATCAGAGGCTTTATCCAAGCCCATAACCATTCGCACAATTTACGTTGATAACCAGAACGTATTTAACCCCGAAATTGAAAAAGAATCGGGTTTTGCCTATCGTCTAACGAATGCATTGCATATTCGCACCCGCGAGCGCGTTGTTAAAGAATATCTATTATTCAAAACCGGTGATACCCTTTCTGTTCAGCTTATCGAAGAGTCGGAGCGTATTTTACGCGCTAAACGCAACCTGCAAGATGCCGAAATCACTTATCAGGTTGATGGGCTAAATGCCGACATTTATGTCAAGACCCTAGACACCTGGTCACTAAAACCCAAAGTGAGCTACAAGCATAAAGGCAATGTCAGTAAAACGGAATTTGGCATACAAGAAGATAACTTACTCGGCTTGGGAATACGCGCTTCACTAAGTTATCGCAACGATGGAGAGCGAGAATCCAAAGTGCTTAAATTACGTGACGATAACGTTTTTGGCAATTGGCATACCGCCGCGATCACCTATATTGATAGCACCGACGGCAACAAGCAGTACGCAGGCTTCTTTAAACCGTTTTACGCACTAAATGTTAAACGTAGCTACGGTATTGAGTATGGCCATACCGATAAAGAAACGACACTTTACGAGCAAGGTGATGAGCTTTATCGGTATCGTTCTAACAGCCAGTTTAGTAACTTATTCTGGGGGTATTCCAGCGGACTCAAAAATAACAATGTGCTGCGCCACACCTTTGGCCTGTTTAGTGAAACTAAAGATTATGAGGCGATCAGCGCCTACATCAACTTAGAATATAACGTTCTACAGCATCAGTTTTTGCCTAATAATTACCAAAGCACCTACCCATATTACGCAATCGATTACCTACAAAATAGTTATAGAAAAACAATCAACTTTGAGCGTATCGGCCGCACCGAAGATATCTACATGGGCTTTAAAGCAGGCTTTAAAATAGGTTATGGTGATGAACGATGGGGTAACGATGAAAGCCGTTGGTACACCCACGCTTACGCTCAAAAAACCTACGCCTTGGGCGAAAATCAATTGCTTTTTTTATCCGCTAATATGGATGGCCGATTGAGCGATAAGGGCTCTCAAAATTTATTAGCAACCGCAGGCTTTAAATATTACCATGCGCAAACAAATTATTTTAAAGGGTATTTAGATATGTACTCGCACACCGCCATTAATACCGACGAAAATGATACGCTCTATTTAGATGCCGACAGTGGTTTACGGGGCTACCCGTTGCACTATATTAGTGGCCAGCATTTACAAAAAATAACGCTTGAGCAACGCTATTATTCCGACTCATACCTATGGCGTATTTTCCATGTCGGCGCCACCGCCTTTTTTGATGCTGGTCGTATCACCGGCGCATCAGACCCCACACAAGATGGCATTTACAAAGATTTTGGTCTTGGTTTGCGTTTATCCAACAATCGTTCATCTAAAGGCGACGTCATACACATAGACCTTGCTTACCCGATGGATGCCCAAGAAGCCGATAAAGGCTGGACGCTCTCGATTGAATCTAAGGCCACGTTTTAATCGCAATCAAGCTTAGCCGGCTCAGTAGGTTGCGCGACGAGAACACGAACCCCAGCCAAACAGGATTGCAATAAATCTTTACGCAACAACGCACCGGTAATGGCTCGCGATAGTGCTAAGCCGCCAATCATCATTACCGCCGCATGCCTGGCTTTATCTGGCGAGAGCGCCATGCTCTCAAAAATTTAAATGCACCCCTTCAAAGCTTGCGTATAGGTATTTCTAATGTTGCTATCGCGCTGGGTCATATCGGTAACAAAAAAGGCTAACGGGCAAAAGCTTACGGGTTGATTCACCTCCCCAATACGCAAGTAGTGCTTGGCCATACTCAACACACTAAAGTCCTCGGCTCGCTCTAGCACCGCTTTGGCCTGCTTTGCACCCGCAATAATCGCGCACTGATACAACTCCGCCTTATTTTTAAAATGGGCATAAAACGCATCATGGGTTAAGCCTGCGGCCTTCATTACATCATCTATCGAAACTGAATCGAAACCCAACTGGGTAAATAGCTGCGTCGCGCTATCTACAATGCGCTCTCGCGATTCGATTTTATGTTGCTCTGCCCAAGCCATTGATAACGCCTCTGAAATTCATCGTAAGCCGCATGATATTACAAAAAATAAGCACCAACGCCACTGCGCCACAAAGCCATCAAAAAAAATAGTTAGCTGCGATTGATTCTGATGAAAACGTCACTCTAACCGACGACTAGGTAAACCCTAAACGCTCTATCAACCGTTCTCTGCCTCTATCGATAGTGGTAGCAGGCACTTAAGAACAGAAGGCACTATGAGTAATTTGACCCAAACACTAAGAGTTTCACTTGCGCAGCACGCACTATTTGCGAGCTTTACCCTGTTGTTTTTAAGCAGCATGCGGGCAGCCTATGTGTTCATTTTTTATGCCGATCGAGTCCAAGCCTCGGGCGATCTATTATTTATACTCACTCAAGGCCTGCGCTTTGATATTATCACTATTGGCTTTGGGGCTACCCTCCCGATACTGCTCTCCTTATTCGTTTCCCCTTTTAGCCTAATATGGCGCGGCTGGCAAAGATTACAGGCCGCCTACTATGTGGCACTACTAGCGATTATCATTTTTATAGAGCTAAGCACTCCGTCTTTTATCGCACAGTTTGATACACGTCCGAATATTCTTTTTGTTGAATATTTAAAATACCCAAAAGAAGTGTTTGCTATGCTCATCAAAGCTTATTTAGGTGATTTAGTCTTGGCGGCGATTGTTATCCCCCTTATTTGTGGCGCACTTTTTTGGGCGCTAAAAAGAAGCTTTACACCTGCGACTTCGAATTTAAAATGGAGCCTTGCACTGTTCCCCGTCATGTCATTTTTATGCTTACTGTCTATACGCTCTACTTTTGGTCATCGCCCCGTTAACCCAAGTGTTGTCGCCGTAACAAGCGATTTAATGATTAACAGCCTGGCTTTAAATTCCACCTATAGCGTTATGTGGGCGGCATACAATAACAACACAAACGGTGGAAATGCCTTCAGCTACGGTGATATTGATGAAGCAAGAGCCATCATGCTGGTAAAGGAAAATATGGACGTTCCCGCGGAGCACTTCACGAATACAGAAATTCCCACGCTACACCAACAAATAGCCGGCACCCAAAGAGACAAACCCCTTAACCTTGTCATTATTTTAGAAGAAAGCTTAGGCGCAGAATTTGTCGGCTCACTCGGCGGTTTACCTTTAACGCCCAACCTCGACAGGCTCGCCCAACAAGGTCTTTGGTTTGATAACCTTTATGCCACTGGCACGCGATCGGTGCGCGGTATAGAAGCCGTAATCACCGGCTTCACGCCGACAACCTCGCGCAGTGTGGTAAAACTTGAGCGCTCGCAAAGTGGTTTCTTCACCATTGCCGAGCTATTAAAAAATCAAGGCTACGACACGAGTTTTATCTATGGAGGGGAAGCGCACTTCGATAACATGAGCAGCTTTTTTATGGGTAACGGATTTCAAAATATTACCCAACAAAAAGATTTTGTTGATCCAAAATTTACAGGATCGTGG
Protein-coding regions in this window:
- a CDS encoding TetR/AcrR family transcriptional regulator gives rise to the protein MAWAEQHKIESRERIVDSATQLFTQLGFDSVSIDDVMKAAGLTHDAFYAHFKNKAELYQCAIIAGAKQAKAVLERAEDFSVLSMAKHYLRIGEVNQPVSFCPLAFFVTDMTQRDSNIRNTYTQALKGCI
- a CDS encoding diacylglycerol kinase; its protein translation is MANEYNKQNGTGIKRIFNATLCSLRGLQFAWRFESAFRQEAMLTMALFPTTFLLAQSVAHWSVMVAALCILLLTELLNSAIETLADRITLENDIMIGRAKDIGSAAVVIALSFITVLWVAALYSKFIA
- a CDS encoding LTA synthase family protein, with product MSNLTQTLRVSLAQHALFASFTLLFLSSMRAAYVFIFYADRVQASGDLLFILTQGLRFDIITIGFGATLPILLSLFVSPFSLIWRGWQRLQAAYYVALLAIIIFIELSTPSFIAQFDTRPNILFVEYLKYPKEVFAMLIKAYLGDLVLAAIVIPLICGALFWALKRSFTPATSNLKWSLALFPVMSFLCLLSIRSTFGHRPVNPSVVAVTSDLMINSLALNSTYSVMWAAYNNNTNGGNAFSYGDIDEARAIMLVKENMDVPAEHFTNTEIPTLHQQIAGTQRDKPLNLVIILEESLGAEFVGSLGGLPLTPNLDRLAQQGLWFDNLYATGTRSVRGIEAVITGFTPTTSRSVVKLERSQSGFFTIAELLKNQGYDTSFIYGGEAHFDNMSSFFMGNGFQNITQQKDFVDPKFTGSWGVSDEDLFNMAHDQFSRAGDKPFFSLVFSSSNHTPFEYPENTIEQYDTEKATVNNAVKYADHALGVFFEKAQKSNYWDNTLFLVIADHNSRVAGTELVPVKRFHIPALFLGADITPQRYTTVASQIDMLPTALSLMGINSEHPAIGHDLTQRPTKKPGRAMMQYHETQAYMEGDNVIIFEPNKEAQQFAYRNEALVERGQYDAALKERALAHAKFGPISYRDGSYRLPKQKTYRKHN